From Enterococcus wangshanyuanii, the proteins below share one genomic window:
- a CDS encoding tyrosine-protein phosphatase — protein sequence MVEQYTVTQTKKNQFTFETLTASTSEIEVYVKKTPTDNQPIFLLKTAQPRFEVEVEADDFRPYFLIKDQQSEKIVAERTLPVAGMNNFRDMGGYEAGKGKTVKWGMLYRSDHIYNAEQKGIEYLKQLQIHTIIDYRSEDEIAKYPNKKIAEGIKTYQLDPDAHAAELSAQFTSSKDNEDINLINKIIEQKENGQLISRYDIVMEQYKNFVHKEKSKQAFRQLLEIAADPKAPAIVQHCRGGKDRTGFGAMLLLGVLGVGKAELIADYMLTHTNRVERNQIKMTGYKKLTSDPDVLNYLYSLIETKAAFIEASITEIEQQYGSITEYALKELGINEQTIIALRELYLE from the coding sequence ATGGTAGAACAATATACGGTCACACAAACAAAGAAAAATCAGTTTACGTTTGAAACACTGACGGCTTCAACGAGTGAAATAGAGGTTTACGTCAAAAAAACGCCTACGGATAACCAACCAATATTTCTACTAAAAACAGCACAGCCGCGCTTTGAAGTGGAAGTAGAAGCAGATGATTTTCGTCCGTATTTTTTGATCAAAGATCAGCAGTCAGAAAAAATTGTTGCTGAGCGGACGTTGCCTGTTGCTGGGATGAATAATTTTAGAGATATGGGCGGCTATGAAGCGGGAAAAGGGAAAACAGTAAAATGGGGAATGTTGTATCGCTCTGATCATATCTATAATGCAGAGCAAAAAGGTATCGAGTACTTAAAACAATTGCAAATTCACACGATCATCGACTACCGCAGCGAGGATGAAATTGCAAAGTATCCAAACAAAAAAATTGCAGAAGGCATAAAAACGTACCAATTAGATCCAGATGCCCATGCAGCTGAATTATCCGCACAATTCACTTCTTCTAAAGATAATGAAGATATCAACTTGATCAATAAGATCATCGAACAAAAAGAGAACGGACAACTTATCAGCCGGTATGATATCGTAATGGAGCAATATAAAAATTTTGTTCATAAAGAAAAATCAAAACAGGCCTTTCGTCAGTTATTGGAAATAGCTGCGGATCCTAAAGCGCCTGCGATCGTCCAACATTGTCGCGGCGGAAAAGATCGAACGGGTTTTGGAGCAATGCTTTTACTAGGGGTTTTAGGTGTGGGAAAAGCTGAGCTGATCGCGGATTATATGTTGACCCACACGAATCGGGTGGAGAGAAACCAAATCAAAATGACTGGCTATAAAAAGCTAACCAGTGACCCTGATGTTTTAAACTATCTTTATTCATTGATCGAAACAAAAGCGGCGTTTATAGAAGCATCAATCACTGAGATAGAGCAGCAATACGGATCGATTACAGAGTATGCACTTAAGGAACTAGGGATAAACGAGCAGACAATAATTGCTTTGCGAGAGCTCTATCTAGAATAG
- a CDS encoding PTS system mannose/fructose/sorbose family transporter subunit IID → MNSQRTINKITKKDLNRVFWRMQLLNVTNNFQSMQAIGFLSSFTPVLERLYADEPDDLKKKAMKRHLEFFNSHVNADALILGVAAAVEETTSEEEKETVTAIKTGLMGPLAGIGDSILKFTWLPICGSIGASLALNGSLLGPILMFLLYNVVNIASKYYGIHLGYSKGMEMINGAGGNVLQRLSNMANVVGLMVIGALVASVVKVNVVAEISAGENVIKFQEMFDKVMPGLFSILVTVVVYKILKKTNGKHAPLLILGIMVISIILTMFGVLGK, encoded by the coding sequence CAAAGAACAATCAATAAGATAACTAAAAAAGATCTCAATCGGGTATTTTGGCGCATGCAGCTATTAAACGTCACAAACAACTTTCAATCCATGCAGGCCATAGGCTTTTTATCTAGTTTTACCCCTGTCTTAGAACGGCTTTATGCTGATGAACCAGATGATTTGAAGAAAAAAGCAATGAAACGACATCTAGAATTTTTTAACAGCCATGTTAACGCGGATGCATTGATTTTAGGTGTTGCAGCTGCAGTTGAGGAGACGACTAGCGAAGAGGAGAAAGAAACAGTGACCGCAATCAAAACTGGTTTGATGGGTCCATTAGCCGGCATTGGTGACAGTATTTTAAAATTCACCTGGTTGCCGATTTGTGGAAGCATAGGCGCTTCTCTGGCATTGAATGGCAGTCTCTTAGGGCCGATCTTGATGTTTCTTTTGTACAATGTTGTCAATATTGCTTCTAAATACTATGGGATCCATCTAGGCTATTCAAAAGGAATGGAAATGATCAATGGCGCTGGCGGCAATGTATTACAACGTCTATCAAATATGGCGAATGTCGTTGGTTTGATGGTTATTGGGGCATTAGTTGCTTCTGTTGTGAAGGTCAATGTTGTAGCGGAAATTTCAGCTGGAGAAAACGTGATCAAGTTTCAGGAAATGTTTGATAAAGTTATGCCTGGGCTGTTCAGTATATTAGTAACAGTCGTTGTCTATAAAATATTGAAGAAAACGAACGGAAAACATGCGCCGCTGTTGATTTTGGGAATCATGGTTATTTCCATCATTTTGACAATGTTTGGCGTGTTGGGTAAATAA